A part of Haloarchaeobius sp. HME9146 genomic DNA contains:
- a CDS encoding GNAT family N-acetyltransferase, giving the protein MPGPVFCSGETVDLCPVEKDDLEFFRDAMNDPDVRPNLGSVTPYNMQMEEDWFENRVCEGDDVKLVIVADDEPVGNISLNGLDEHHGHAEVGYWVAPYHQRNGYGTDALRAATDYAFTERRLRTVMAKVFEFNEASAKVLESVGYERVGTLPDWGFVDGEHHDVNLYAVTADEWP; this is encoded by the coding sequence ATGCCCGGTCCAGTGTTCTGCTCCGGCGAGACGGTCGACCTCTGTCCGGTGGAAAAAGACGACCTCGAGTTCTTCCGCGATGCGATGAACGACCCCGACGTCCGCCCCAACCTCGGGAGCGTGACGCCGTACAACATGCAGATGGAGGAGGACTGGTTCGAGAACCGCGTCTGCGAGGGCGACGACGTGAAACTCGTCATCGTGGCCGACGACGAGCCGGTGGGCAACATCTCGCTCAACGGCCTCGACGAACACCACGGCCACGCCGAGGTCGGCTACTGGGTCGCGCCCTACCACCAGCGAAACGGCTACGGGACCGACGCCCTCCGAGCTGCGACCGACTACGCCTTCACCGAACGCCGACTCCGGACGGTGATGGCGAAGGTGTTCGAGTTCAACGAGGCCTCCGCCAAGGTGCTCGAATCGGTTGGCTACGAGCGCGTGGGGACGCTTCCAGACTGGGGGTTCGTCGACGGCGAGCACCACGACGTGAACCTGTACGCGGTCACCGCCGACGAGTGGCCGTGA
- the purF gene encoding amidophosphoribosyltransferase gives MTQGPGERPQMDGPTEKCGVVGVSLADRDAARPLYYSLYALQHRGQESAGIVTHDGFQQHDHVAMGLVGDAFTQSDIETLNGESGIGHVRYPTAGSVDKSCAQPFTVSFKSGSLALSHNGNLVNADEIRDELAGLGHAFTSDGDTEVIAHDLARNLLEADLVRAVKRTMSRIHGSYSLTIMHDETVLGVRDPEGNRPLCIGELEDGYVLASESAAIDTLDGELVRDVKPGELVVLHEDGTGFDSYQLVNQENTAHCFFEHVYFARPDSVIDDHLVYEVRRELGRHLWDESGIETDVVMPVPDSGRAFASGYAEAAQDDGAETDFAEGLMKNRYVGRTFIMPTQDERERAVRLKLNPIKSTVEGKTVTIIDDSIVRGTTSNQLVSLLKDFGAEEVHMRIGAPAIVAPCYMGIDMATREELIAAGQTTDDICEEIGADSLAYLSIDAVASALDSSRADLCLGCVTGEYPYDIEGESTDREVERPVIGGADLAADD, from the coding sequence ATGACACAGGGGCCGGGCGAACGCCCGCAGATGGACGGTCCGACAGAGAAGTGTGGTGTCGTCGGTGTCTCCCTCGCCGACCGTGATGCCGCGCGACCGCTGTACTACTCGCTGTACGCCCTCCAGCACCGCGGCCAGGAGTCGGCAGGTATCGTCACCCACGACGGTTTCCAGCAACACGACCACGTCGCGATGGGACTCGTCGGCGACGCGTTCACCCAGTCCGACATCGAGACGCTCAACGGCGAGTCCGGCATCGGTCACGTCCGCTACCCGACCGCCGGAAGCGTCGACAAGTCCTGCGCACAGCCCTTCACCGTCTCGTTCAAGTCCGGGTCGCTCGCGCTGAGTCACAACGGGAACCTCGTCAACGCCGACGAGATCCGCGACGAGTTGGCGGGCCTCGGTCACGCGTTCACTTCCGATGGCGACACCGAGGTCATCGCGCACGACCTCGCGCGCAACCTCCTCGAAGCCGACCTCGTACGCGCCGTGAAGCGAACGATGAGCCGCATCCACGGCTCGTACTCGCTCACCATCATGCACGACGAGACGGTCCTCGGCGTGCGCGACCCCGAAGGCAATCGCCCGCTCTGTATCGGCGAACTGGAGGACGGCTACGTGCTGGCCTCCGAATCCGCCGCCATCGACACCCTCGACGGCGAGCTCGTCCGGGACGTGAAACCCGGCGAACTCGTCGTCCTCCACGAAGACGGGACAGGATTCGACTCGTACCAGCTCGTCAACCAGGAGAACACCGCCCACTGCTTCTTCGAACACGTCTACTTCGCCCGACCCGACTCCGTCATCGACGACCACCTCGTCTACGAGGTCCGACGTGAACTCGGCCGCCACCTCTGGGACGAATCCGGTATCGAGACCGACGTGGTCATGCCCGTCCCCGACTCCGGGCGCGCGTTCGCCTCCGGTTACGCCGAAGCAGCTCAGGACGACGGCGCGGAGACCGACTTCGCGGAGGGCCTGATGAAGAACCGCTACGTGGGCCGGACGTTCATCATGCCGACCCAGGACGAGCGCGAGCGCGCGGTCCGACTGAAGCTCAACCCCATCAAGTCCACCGTCGAGGGCAAGACCGTCACCATCATCGACGACTCCATCGTCCGCGGGACGACTTCGAACCAGCTCGTCTCCCTGCTCAAGGACTTCGGCGCGGAGGAGGTCCACATGCGAATCGGCGCGCCGGCCATCGTCGCACCGTGTTACATGGGCATCGACATGGCCACCCGCGAGGAACTCATCGCGGCGGGCCAGACCACCGACGACATCTGCGAGGAAATCGGCGCGGACTCGCTGGCGTACCTCTCCATCGACGCCGTCGCGAGTGCGCTCGATAGCTCCAGAGCCGACCTCTGTCTCGGCTGCGTCACCGGCGAGTACCCCTACGACATCGAGGGCGAGTCGACCGACCGCGAGGTCGAGCGCCCGGTCATCGGCGGGGCGGACCTCGCGGCTGACGACTGA
- a CDS encoding AAA domain-containing protein codes for MTLRGVVTDVGEARTVNTSHGTSELVEVGLDRHEDEPTSVTLWGRWTETAEVLEPGMELLVTKPDEDEYQGELSYSTTGDSYVVVEPDFLVNVTDIRQWVQCPRLYYLNKLSPVPLAYPVTKGTIVHQVFGDLLRGRDLDESVEDRVRGNALELGLLQKSAEDVEREVEQNARAIEGWLAQGRLSDQDEWRSEQLLISETFGIKGRADAIRRGQPVELKTGKNLKSDPRFPDKIQAAAYALLLQERGVPVNTGTLLYTKNKALDKDEFTGDFSPAKEFSIGNGLLKFVVRARNELAAMEFGVDVPTGYEADSNCEYCFESDTCMVVSGRLNQESKAGQIGRAIPEDEREYFDRMYRAIEAERRESHRSFAKLYKQTAAERADEDRALVDLEPSGKRELPAGRWELRAERTSSAVSKIREGDYVLASDGDPIRGHAELARVEKLGDGEAVLTADEPVDVHRLDTYPSEMGISRMLTAVHDALLKGDSRRKDVLFGREEPAFEETDEVFIDNNEAQDEAVRKAVTARDCALIHGPPGTGKTYTIARAIRAMVERGERVLLSAFTNRAVDNALEALREQGFEDICRVGTESGVREDMLDLRLDQIGDPEECVETIESASVVAATTATCGGTVMRNQDFDVALVDEAGQLTEPGTLAAVNLASRFVLVGDHQQLPPVVRADDEFLHRSLFERLVTEYPDAGILLDRQYRMSQRIQAFSSREFYDGQLRPATADVAGRSLADLSGFSVDSLPEYLRDGVVMVDTPGDDNRHTDAVEAAKVREVVQAYIDAGLSPEDVGVIAPFRAQVAEIGKQVPEDVAVDTVDRFQGSAKEVIVVSFVASGDLDSPIFEDYRRMNVALTRAKRGLVLVGDRGTLETDEVYARMVDWAAR; via the coding sequence GTGACTCTGCGAGGCGTCGTCACGGACGTGGGGGAAGCGCGAACCGTCAACACGAGCCACGGCACCTCGGAGCTCGTGGAGGTCGGACTCGACCGACACGAGGACGAACCGACGAGTGTGACGCTCTGGGGGCGGTGGACCGAGACCGCCGAGGTCCTCGAACCGGGGATGGAACTGCTCGTGACGAAGCCAGACGAGGACGAGTACCAGGGCGAGCTGTCGTACTCGACGACAGGCGACTCCTACGTGGTCGTCGAACCCGACTTCCTCGTCAACGTGACCGACATCCGCCAGTGGGTCCAGTGTCCGCGGCTGTACTACCTCAACAAGCTCTCTCCCGTACCACTGGCGTACCCCGTGACGAAAGGGACCATCGTCCACCAGGTGTTCGGCGATCTGCTCCGCGGACGCGACCTGGACGAATCAGTCGAGGACCGGGTTCGCGGGAACGCACTCGAACTCGGGTTGCTCCAGAAATCAGCCGAGGACGTCGAGCGCGAGGTCGAACAGAACGCCCGCGCCATCGAGGGCTGGCTGGCCCAGGGGCGATTGAGCGATCAGGACGAGTGGCGCTCCGAGCAGTTGCTCATCTCCGAGACGTTCGGCATCAAGGGGCGGGCCGACGCCATCCGCCGCGGCCAGCCGGTCGAACTGAAGACCGGGAAGAACCTCAAGTCCGACCCGCGCTTCCCGGACAAGATACAGGCGGCAGCGTATGCGCTGCTCCTGCAGGAACGCGGCGTCCCGGTGAACACGGGGACCCTGCTCTACACCAAGAACAAGGCACTCGACAAGGACGAGTTCACGGGCGATTTCTCGCCCGCCAAGGAGTTCTCCATCGGGAACGGCTTGTTGAAATTCGTCGTGCGGGCCCGGAACGAGCTTGCCGCGATGGAGTTCGGCGTGGACGTGCCGACGGGGTACGAGGCGGACTCGAACTGCGAGTACTGCTTCGAGAGCGACACCTGCATGGTCGTCTCGGGCCGGCTGAATCAGGAGTCGAAGGCCGGGCAGATCGGCCGCGCCATTCCCGAGGACGAGCGCGAGTACTTCGACCGGATGTACCGGGCAATCGAGGCCGAACGCCGCGAGTCCCACCGGTCGTTCGCGAAGCTGTACAAGCAGACCGCGGCAGAACGTGCCGACGAGGACCGGGCGCTGGTCGACCTGGAACCGTCCGGTAAACGGGAGCTTCCGGCCGGCCGGTGGGAGTTGCGTGCCGAGCGAACCTCGTCGGCGGTCTCGAAGATCCGCGAGGGCGACTACGTCCTCGCCAGCGACGGCGACCCCATCCGCGGCCACGCCGAACTCGCCCGCGTCGAGAAACTGGGCGACGGGGAAGCCGTCCTCACCGCCGACGAGCCGGTCGACGTGCACCGGCTCGACACCTACCCCTCCGAGATGGGTATCAGCCGGATGCTGACGGCGGTCCACGACGCCCTCCTGAAGGGCGATTCTCGGCGGAAGGACGTGCTGTTCGGTCGTGAGGAGCCAGCGTTCGAGGAGACGGACGAGGTGTTCATCGACAACAACGAGGCGCAGGACGAGGCGGTCCGGAAGGCGGTCACTGCCCGGGATTGCGCGCTCATCCACGGCCCGCCCGGGACGGGGAAGACCTACACCATCGCGCGAGCCATCCGGGCGATGGTCGAGCGTGGCGAGCGCGTCCTGCTCTCGGCGTTCACCAACCGCGCGGTCGACAACGCGCTCGAAGCGCTGCGCGAACAGGGCTTCGAAGATATCTGCCGGGTCGGGACCGAATCGGGCGTCCGCGAGGACATGCTCGACCTCCGGCTCGACCAGATCGGCGACCCCGAGGAGTGTGTCGAGACAATCGAATCCGCGTCCGTGGTCGCCGCCACGACCGCGACCTGCGGCGGGACGGTCATGCGGAACCAGGACTTCGACGTGGCGCTGGTCGACGAGGCAGGCCAGCTCACCGAACCGGGGACCCTCGCGGCGGTGAACCTCGCGTCGCGCTTCGTCCTCGTGGGCGACCACCAGCAGCTCCCGCCTGTGGTGCGGGCCGACGACGAGTTCCTCCACCGGTCGCTGTTCGAACGGCTGGTGACCGAGTACCCGGACGCCGGCATCTTGCTCGACCGCCAGTACCGGATGTCCCAGCGCATCCAGGCGTTCTCCTCGCGCGAGTTCTACGACGGCCAGTTGCGTCCCGCTACCGCCGATGTCGCCGGGCGATCGCTCGCAGACCTGTCCGGGTTCTCGGTCGACTCGCTGCCTGAATACCTCCGGGACGGGGTCGTCATGGTTGACACGCCGGGTGACGACAACCGTCATACCGACGCCGTGGAGGCCGCGAAGGTCAGAGAAGTCGTCCAGGCCTACATCGACGCTGGCCTCTCGCCCGAGGACGTTGGCGTCATCGCCCCGTTCCGGGCACAGGTGGCCGAAATCGGCAAACAGGTCCCCGAGGACGTCGCGGTCGACACAGTAGACCGGTTCCAGGGGTCGGCGAAGGAGGTCATCGTCGTCTCATTCGTCGCCTCCGGCGACCTCGACAGCCCCATCTTCGAGGACTACCGGCGGATGAACGTCGCGCTGACCCGCGCGAAGCGCGGCCTGGTCCTCGTCGGCGACCGGGGAACGCTGGAGACGGACGAGGTGTATGCCCGGATGGTCGACTGGGCGGCACGGTGA
- a CDS encoding GNAT family N-acetyltransferase, protein MSRAVFLHGESVDLCPIDEADLDFLGQFVNDPKVWPSLGMDGPVNDKQGKEWFEEHVSKDDTVNFLITVDGEPVGTINAFDLSERHGHATLGCWLAPEFHGQGFGSDATRAILRYLFDHRRMRTVVAYVFGFNEQSIGLLESVGMERVGSLPDWVFVGGEHHDAHVYAASADSWDCQIVG, encoded by the coding sequence ATGTCTCGCGCAGTGTTCCTCCACGGTGAGTCGGTCGACCTCTGTCCCATCGACGAGGCCGACCTCGACTTCCTCGGCCAGTTCGTCAACGACCCGAAGGTCTGGCCCTCGCTCGGGATGGACGGCCCGGTGAACGACAAACAGGGGAAAGAATGGTTCGAAGAGCACGTCTCGAAGGACGACACGGTGAACTTCCTCATCACGGTCGACGGGGAGCCCGTCGGGACCATCAATGCCTTCGACCTGAGCGAGCGACACGGGCACGCCACCCTGGGCTGCTGGCTCGCACCCGAGTTCCACGGCCAGGGCTTCGGCTCTGACGCCACGAGAGCCATCCTCCGGTACCTGTTCGACCACCGGCGGATGCGGACCGTGGTCGCCTACGTCTTCGGGTTCAACGAGCAGTCCATCGGCCTGCTCGAATCGGTGGGGATGGAGCGCGTCGGGTCGCTCCCGGACTGGGTGTTCGTCGGCGGCGAGCACCACGACGCCCACGTCTACGCGGCCAGTGCGGACTCGTGGGACTGCCAGATAGTCGGCTAG
- a CDS encoding zinc-dependent metalloprotease, which produces MSLFRSVRAVASSSSGDGVIDWHAVAEAAKGATDPGSVRLTDAEKAGYATDVRDARDRVREVAGIDFDVPRTIEIQHRHHWIDANIDTFRRVLHPLEAQEGSMFPGLARTVNTGTMSFMLGFLARNVLGQYDPLLLAGDEVDADHALYFVHPNIDRVAHALDVDYPRFRRWIAFHEVTHAAEFGAAPWLSEYLESRMEEGLAELKHGQLDREAFREMNAAMTVVEGYAELLMDHAFDDEYEDLRRKVDARRKGAGPLSKLAKRLLGLGLKRQQYERGKDFFEYVAAERGIAAAGVVWDGPENLPTEEELESPRKWIARVNP; this is translated from the coding sequence GTGAGTCTCTTTCGTAGTGTTCGCGCGGTCGCCTCCTCCTCCAGTGGCGACGGCGTCATCGACTGGCACGCGGTCGCCGAAGCGGCGAAGGGTGCGACCGACCCCGGGTCGGTACGCCTGACGGACGCCGAGAAAGCTGGCTACGCGACGGACGTTCGGGACGCGCGAGACCGCGTCCGCGAGGTCGCCGGTATCGACTTCGACGTCCCGCGAACCATCGAGATACAGCACCGCCACCACTGGATAGACGCGAACATCGACACGTTCCGTCGGGTCCTCCACCCACTCGAAGCGCAGGAAGGGTCGATGTTCCCGGGTCTCGCCCGGACCGTCAACACCGGCACGATGTCGTTCATGCTCGGGTTCCTCGCCCGGAACGTCCTCGGGCAGTACGACCCGCTGTTGCTGGCCGGTGACGAGGTCGACGCCGACCACGCGCTGTACTTCGTTCACCCCAACATCGACCGCGTCGCCCACGCACTCGACGTGGACTACCCGCGGTTCCGGCGCTGGATCGCCTTCCACGAGGTCACCCACGCCGCCGAGTTCGGGGCCGCCCCGTGGCTCTCGGAGTACCTCGAGTCCCGCATGGAGGAGGGCCTCGCGGAGCTCAAACACGGCCAACTCGACCGCGAGGCGTTCCGCGAGATGAACGCCGCGATGACCGTCGTCGAGGGCTACGCGGAACTCCTGATGGACCACGCCTTCGACGACGAGTACGAGGACCTCCGCCGGAAGGTCGACGCCCGCCGGAAGGGGGCAGGCCCACTGAGCAAGCTCGCGAAGCGCCTGCTCGGCCTCGGGCTCAAGCGCCAGCAGTACGAACGCGGGAAAGACTTCTTCGAGTACGTCGCGGCCGAGCGCGGCATCGCCGCCGCCGGCGTGGTCTGGGACGGGCCAGAGAACCTCCCGACGGAAGAGGAGCTGGAGTCGCCGCGCAAGTGGATAGCCCGCGTCAATCCGTAA
- a CDS encoding nuclear transport factor 2 family protein has protein sequence MSAEDTIRDYYEALRRGEPLYPYFLEDDATWKGAISNQYSGYDTVAEALRKQSKTTDEWTVESHDLSVTERDDYAIFHDEVRLAWTNVETGQRWGFDSRWSGTLECIDEADEEWQFVSMHVSAPHDL, from the coding sequence ATGAGCGCCGAGGACACCATCAGGGACTACTACGAAGCCCTCCGTCGTGGTGAACCGCTGTATCCGTACTTTCTGGAGGACGACGCGACCTGGAAGGGCGCGATAAGCAACCAGTACAGCGGCTACGACACGGTCGCGGAGGCCCTGCGCAAGCAGAGCAAGACGACCGACGAGTGGACCGTCGAGAGCCACGACCTGTCGGTCACCGAGCGCGACGACTACGCCATCTTCCACGACGAGGTCCGGCTGGCCTGGACCAACGTCGAGACCGGGCAGCGCTGGGGCTTCGACTCGCGCTGGAGTGGGACCCTGGAGTGCATCGACGAGGCCGACGAGGAGTGGCAGTTCGTGAGCATGCACGTCTCTGCACCACACGATCTCTAA
- a CDS encoding phosphatase PAP2 family protein, translated as MIRLVGLSEAIREAFPAEYADAYAGVTHLGDPGVLTLLLAVLYWGYRRESTAQLVGYAFVAFSLTVLLKGAFALPRPPASVRLIETTGYGFPSGHAIAGAVVYGGMAVEFGWLESRLRTAAVATVGLAVGFSRVVLGVHYLGDVLVGFVIGGLVLLVGRNTWAGRPIVGYAVAAVVAVPALLVTGASELAVTLFGSCLGGVVGCRVLSGVDVPASWMNAAAITVLGLAFVVAFRELGATFDGSIVGMAVHDAVLVAGILALPAIVRAARDAIPVLPDSTTRTK; from the coding sequence ATGATTCGATTGGTCGGGTTGAGTGAGGCGATCAGAGAGGCCTTCCCCGCCGAGTACGCCGACGCGTACGCCGGCGTGACGCACCTCGGGGACCCGGGGGTCCTGACCCTCTTGCTCGCGGTGCTCTACTGGGGCTATCGGCGGGAATCGACCGCCCAGCTGGTCGGCTACGCCTTCGTCGCGTTCTCACTGACCGTCTTGCTGAAGGGCGCGTTCGCACTGCCGCGGCCACCGGCATCGGTTCGCCTCATCGAGACCACCGGCTACGGGTTCCCGAGCGGCCACGCCATCGCCGGTGCGGTCGTCTACGGCGGCATGGCGGTCGAGTTCGGGTGGCTGGAGTCCCGACTGCGGACTGCGGCCGTCGCGACTGTCGGCCTCGCGGTCGGGTTCTCTCGTGTCGTGCTGGGCGTCCACTACCTCGGTGACGTGCTGGTCGGCTTCGTCATCGGCGGGCTGGTCCTCCTCGTGGGCCGCAATACCTGGGCAGGCCGCCCGATTGTCGGCTACGCCGTCGCAGCCGTGGTGGCCGTCCCGGCACTCCTCGTCACGGGCGCGAGCGAACTGGCCGTCACGTTGTTCGGGTCGTGTCTCGGTGGCGTGGTCGGCTGTCGCGTGCTCTCCGGCGTCGATGTGCCTGCCTCCTGGATGAATGCAGCCGCCATCACCGTACTCGGCCTCGCGTTCGTGGTCGCCTTTCGTGAACTCGGTGCGACCTTCGACGGCTCCATCGTGGGGATGGCGGTCCACGACGCGGTGCTGGTCGCCGGGATTCTCGCCCTCCCGGCCATCGTACGGGCTGCCCGTGATGCGATTCCGGTCCTCCCGGACTCCACCACCCGCACGAAGTAG
- a CDS encoding LSM domain-containing protein, which produces MSEQSGRPLDVLEAAVGEDVTVKLKDGEAYEGELTGYDQHMNLVLEQDDNTTIIRGDNVVSISP; this is translated from the coding sequence ATGAGCGAACAGAGTGGACGACCGCTCGATGTTCTCGAAGCCGCAGTCGGCGAGGACGTCACGGTCAAACTCAAGGACGGCGAAGCGTACGAGGGAGAACTCACCGGCTACGACCAGCACATGAACCTCGTCCTGGAACAGGACGACAACACAACCATTATACGCGGCGATAACGTCGTCTCGATAAGCCCATGA
- a CDS encoding SDR family oxidoreductase yields MATNRVAVGAGVADVDLQGQTVLVTGSTTGIGRETALALGSLGARVLVHGRDRRAGAETVHALQEQGTSAEFFRADFASLADVRDLADDVKTTTGELDVLVNNAGGYFRQGRLTEEGVEYTFAVNHLAPFLLTNLLMPTLRAAPAGRVVTVSSEAHRNGKLDLDAVESLEDYSSFSAYARSKLANVLFTFELARRLDTVTANCLHPGVVPGSGFMRDLPMPVRKPAQFFGSLLAWVPFAPVESVREGAETQTFLAASPEVADLTGGYFDNCRQRRAAPVARDEDAQRRLWEYSVEAVGLQDAEGV; encoded by the coding sequence ATGGCTACGAATCGCGTGGCCGTCGGTGCCGGTGTCGCGGATGTCGACCTGCAGGGCCAGACCGTTCTGGTGACCGGTTCGACGACCGGCATCGGCCGGGAGACCGCGCTGGCGCTCGGAAGCCTCGGTGCCCGGGTCCTCGTCCACGGGCGTGATCGGCGTGCCGGAGCCGAAACGGTCCACGCCCTGCAGGAGCAGGGGACCAGCGCGGAGTTCTTCCGCGCGGACTTCGCCAGTCTCGCCGACGTCCGTGACCTCGCCGACGACGTCAAGACGACGACCGGCGAACTCGACGTCCTGGTGAACAACGCGGGCGGCTACTTCCGACAGGGTCGGCTCACCGAGGAGGGTGTCGAGTACACGTTCGCGGTGAACCACCTCGCGCCGTTCCTCCTGACGAACCTGTTGATGCCCACGCTTCGTGCGGCCCCGGCCGGCCGTGTCGTCACCGTCTCCTCGGAGGCCCACCGGAACGGGAAACTGGACCTCGACGCGGTCGAATCGCTCGAGGACTACTCGTCGTTCTCGGCGTATGCTCGTTCGAAGCTCGCGAACGTGCTGTTCACGTTCGAACTCGCACGGCGGCTAGACACGGTAACCGCGAACTGCCTGCATCCGGGGGTCGTCCCCGGTTCCGGGTTCATGCGCGACCTGCCGATGCCGGTTCGTAAGCCCGCACAGTTCTTCGGGTCGCTGCTCGCGTGGGTCCCGTTCGCGCCGGTCGAGTCGGTGCGCGAAGGGGCCGAGACCCAGACGTTCCTCGCGGCGTCGCCCGAGGTCGCAGACTTGACAGGTGGGTACTTCGACAATTGCCGCCAGCGTCGGGCCGCACCAGTCGCCCGTGACGAGGACGCCCAGCGACGGCTCTGGGAGTACAGCGTCGAGGCGGTCGGGCTCCAGGATGCCGAAGGGGTCTGA
- a CDS encoding helix-turn-helix domain-containing protein, with amino-acid sequence MSIIATFQVPPEDFPLGPVLQSLGEVEVQMERIVPLRGRVIPFVWVSGDDAEEADIEQALEEHEEVEDVSVLDHIGNDWLVRLEWQPELGGLLEAILDSEGVLLDASGSNDEGRFSVQFDDHTGVSEFHQHCQDNGIEATLLRLHTPEERPAAWADFGLTESQYIALVTAHEAGFFDVPRGTTLTQLADEFGISDSAISQRIRRGIDALIENTLLVPDQDQD; translated from the coding sequence ATGAGCATCATCGCAACGTTTCAGGTCCCTCCGGAAGACTTCCCGCTGGGTCCCGTATTGCAGTCGCTCGGAGAGGTCGAGGTCCAGATGGAGCGCATCGTACCGCTGAGGGGACGGGTCATCCCGTTCGTCTGGGTGTCCGGGGATGACGCGGAGGAGGCGGACATCGAGCAGGCGCTCGAGGAGCACGAGGAGGTGGAGGACGTTTCCGTCCTGGATCACATCGGGAACGATTGGCTCGTCCGGCTGGAGTGGCAACCCGAACTCGGGGGGCTGCTGGAGGCGATTCTCGATTCAGAGGGGGTGCTCCTCGACGCCTCCGGGTCGAACGACGAGGGTCGTTTCAGCGTCCAGTTCGACGACCACACCGGCGTCTCGGAGTTCCACCAGCACTGTCAGGACAACGGTATCGAAGCGACGTTGCTGCGGCTTCACACACCCGAGGAACGGCCAGCGGCCTGGGCCGACTTCGGACTCACCGAATCGCAGTACATTGCGCTCGTCACTGCTCACGAGGCGGGGTTCTTCGACGTCCCACGGGGGACCACCCTCACACAACTCGCGGACGAGTTCGGAATCTCGGACAGTGCGATCTCACAGCGGATTCGTCGCGGGATAGACGCACTGATAGAGAACACACTCCTCGTGCCGGACCAGGACCAAGACTGA
- a CDS encoding 50S ribosomal protein L37e: protein MTGAGTPSQGKKNTTTHVKCRRCGEKSYHSKKKVCSSCGFGDSAKRREYAWQSKAGE from the coding sequence ATGACTGGCGCAGGAACACCCTCCCAGGGGAAGAAGAACACCACCACACACGTCAAGTGCCGACGCTGTGGTGAGAAGTCGTACCACTCGAAGAAGAAGGTCTGCTCGTCCTGCGGATTCGGCGACTCCGCCAAGCGTCGCGAGTACGCCTGGCAGTCGAAGGCCGGCGAGTAG
- a CDS encoding M20/M25/M40 family metallo-hydrolase — MNDSQWDFLTELLETPSPSGYETRGQRVWVDYVEQFADEVRTDEYGNAVAKYEGSDDGPTVALTGHADEIGFIVNRIDDDGFIHLGRIGGSDRTVTKGQHVTVHTADGPVSGVIAQTAIHLRDPDDDKIDDISEQAVDIGAADKDEATEVVEVGDPITFSSTVEELMGTRVAARGMDNRVGTWTAAEGLRMAAEAEVDATVYAVSTVQEELGTRGAKMVGFQLDLDAVLVVDVTHVSDYPGGQPDKAGDIELGAGPVVGRGSANHPVVTQAVRKAAADADIDVQLQAAGMGTGTDAREFFVARGGVPTVNISVPNRYMHTPVEVIDTDDLEEVAELLAAFAGQASRYDSFAVDV, encoded by the coding sequence ATGAACGATTCGCAGTGGGACTTTCTCACGGAACTGCTGGAGACGCCGAGTCCGTCGGGCTACGAGACCCGCGGCCAGCGCGTCTGGGTCGATTACGTCGAACAGTTCGCGGACGAGGTCCGCACCGACGAGTACGGGAACGCGGTCGCGAAGTACGAGGGGAGCGACGACGGCCCGACCGTCGCCCTGACCGGCCACGCCGACGAGATCGGCTTCATCGTCAACCGCATCGACGACGACGGCTTCATCCACCTCGGTCGCATCGGCGGGTCCGACCGCACGGTCACGAAGGGCCAGCACGTGACCGTCCACACCGCCGACGGGCCGGTCTCCGGCGTCATCGCACAGACCGCCATCCACCTCCGCGACCCCGACGACGACAAGATCGACGACATCTCGGAGCAGGCCGTCGACATCGGCGCGGCAGACAAGGACGAGGCGACCGAGGTCGTCGAGGTCGGTGACCCCATCACGTTCTCCAGCACGGTCGAGGAACTCATGGGCACGCGTGTCGCGGCCCGCGGGATGGACAACCGGGTCGGGACGTGGACCGCCGCCGAAGGGCTCCGGATGGCCGCCGAGGCGGAGGTCGACGCGACCGTGTATGCGGTCTCGACCGTCCAGGAGGAACTCGGTACGCGAGGCGCGAAGATGGTCGGCTTCCAGCTCGACCTCGACGCCGTCCTCGTGGTCGACGTGACCCACGTCTCGGACTACCCCGGTGGCCAGCCCGACAAGGCGGGCGACATCGAACTCGGCGCGGGCCCGGTGGTGGGGCGGGGCAGCGCGAACCACCCGGTCGTCACCCAGGCGGTTCGCAAGGCCGCCGCAGACGCCGATATCGACGTGCAGTTGCAGGCGGCAGGGATGGGTACCGGCACCGACGCGCGGGAGTTCTTCGTCGCCCGCGGCGGCGTCCCCACGGTCAATATCAGCGTCCCGAACCGCTACATGCACACCCCCGTCGAGGTCATCGACACCGACGACCTGGAGGAGGTCGCGGAACTCCTGGCCGCGTTCGCCGGGCAGGCGAGTCGCTACGACTCCTTCGCCGTCGACGTGTAA